The Achromobacter deleyi genome has a window encoding:
- a CDS encoding alpha-hydroxy acid oxidase encodes MNRKLHRVLSLDDFERAARQHLPKPIFGYIAGAVENGTTLRENRSVFDEIGFIPRNVTDVSQRSTALSLFGHEYSAPFGIAPMGISALSAYRGDLVQAGAARAANVPMMMSGSSLIRMEEIAERCPETWFQAYLPGEPARISALISRVADSGFKTLVVTVDSQILANREHNIRAGFSTPLRPSLSLLWEGVTHPRWLIGTALRTLLRHGMPHFENNYAQRGAPILARNVARDFGGRDHLTWSHVHQVRQQWRGRLIIKGVMCAEDALLARDNGADGIVVSNHGGRQLDSTVSPLRVLPGIVAAVNGAMPVMIDSGFRRGTDVLKALALGAAFVFIGRPFNYAAAIAGEAGVRHAIDLLSSEVHRNMGMLGLNRLCDISPEKLMAIGPLPLPPGTRSIA; translated from the coding sequence GTGAACCGCAAGCTCCATCGCGTTCTGTCACTGGACGACTTCGAGCGCGCCGCGCGCCAGCACCTGCCAAAGCCGATATTCGGCTACATCGCAGGCGCCGTGGAAAACGGCACGACTCTGCGTGAGAACCGAAGTGTTTTCGACGAAATCGGCTTTATCCCGCGCAATGTCACCGACGTATCGCAACGCAGCACCGCATTGAGCCTGTTCGGGCACGAATATTCCGCACCGTTCGGCATTGCTCCGATGGGCATCAGCGCGCTTTCGGCGTACCGGGGCGACCTTGTGCAGGCCGGTGCGGCGCGCGCGGCGAATGTGCCGATGATGATGAGCGGCTCTTCTCTGATCCGGATGGAAGAGATCGCCGAGCGATGCCCGGAAACCTGGTTCCAGGCATATCTTCCCGGAGAGCCCGCGCGCATTTCGGCACTGATAAGCCGCGTCGCCGATTCCGGATTCAAGACGCTGGTCGTCACCGTGGACTCGCAAATCCTCGCAAATCGCGAGCACAATATCCGCGCGGGGTTCTCAACACCATTGCGTCCATCCTTGAGTCTGCTCTGGGAGGGCGTCACCCATCCCCGATGGTTGATCGGCACGGCATTGCGCACGCTGCTGCGCCATGGCATGCCCCATTTTGAAAACAATTACGCTCAACGGGGCGCCCCTATCCTGGCCCGCAACGTAGCCCGCGATTTCGGAGGCCGCGACCATCTGACGTGGTCGCATGTCCATCAGGTACGCCAGCAATGGCGCGGCCGGCTGATCATAAAAGGCGTGATGTGCGCAGAGGACGCACTGCTGGCCCGCGACAATGGCGCGGATGGCATCGTGGTCTCGAATCATGGCGGCCGCCAGCTCGACAGCACGGTATCGCCTTTGCGCGTGCTGCCCGGCATAGTCGCGGCGGTCAACGGCGCCATGCCCGTGATGATAGACAGCGGCTTCCGGCGCGGCACCGATGTACTGAAGGCCCTGGCATTGGGCGCGGCGTTCGTGTTCATTGGCCGCCCATTCAACTATGCGGCAGCGATTGCCGGAGAGGCCGGCGTGCGGCACGCCATCGATCTGTTAAGCAGCGAAGTTCACCGCAATATGGGCATGCTGGGCTTGAACCGGCTGTGCGACATCAGTCCTGAAAAGCTGATGGCTATCGGCCCGCTGCCTTTGCCGCCTGGGACGCGCTCCATCGCCTAA
- a CDS encoding RraA family protein, with protein sequence MQPGFRILPHVSTDPKLIALFADIPASIVSDNMNRVTGTWGLHPYHRPNVSLLGPALTVRVRSGDNLMIHKALQMGRPGDVLVVDGDGCLDRGLVGEIMKRVAQKRQFAGLVIDGAVRDIAAYRNDDFPCYARGVCHRGPFKEGPGEINIPVSISGVVVHPGDIVIGDDDGVVFVRPEDAPALAEASRKKMAAEAATFAAIANGTYDETWIDASLRARNVLPASAS encoded by the coding sequence ATGCAGCCCGGGTTCCGCATCCTTCCGCACGTCAGCACCGATCCGAAGCTGATCGCCTTGTTCGCGGACATTCCCGCATCCATCGTCAGCGACAACATGAACCGGGTGACCGGCACTTGGGGGTTGCACCCGTACCATCGCCCGAACGTGTCCCTGCTCGGCCCCGCGTTGACGGTAAGGGTGCGTAGCGGCGACAACCTGATGATCCACAAGGCCCTGCAGATGGGGCGGCCCGGCGACGTGCTGGTGGTTGACGGCGACGGCTGTCTCGACCGCGGACTGGTCGGAGAAATCATGAAGCGCGTGGCGCAGAAGCGCCAGTTCGCCGGGCTGGTCATTGATGGCGCCGTTCGCGACATCGCCGCCTACCGCAACGACGATTTCCCTTGTTATGCACGCGGCGTGTGCCATCGCGGCCCGTTCAAGGAAGGCCCCGGCGAGATCAACATTCCCGTATCGATCAGCGGGGTGGTTGTGCATCCGGGCGACATTGTGATCGGTGACGATGACGGCGTGGTGTTCGTGCGACCGGAAGACGCTCCCGCGCTGGCCGAAGCGTCGCGCAAGAAGATGGCGGCCGAGGCTGCAACGTTTGCAGCGATCGCGAATGGCACGTACGACGAGACCTGGATCGACGCCTCGCTGCGCGCCCGCAACGTCCTGCCCGCCAGCGCATCGTGA
- a CDS encoding LysR family transcriptional regulator encodes MTFKQIEAFYWAATLASFSLAAERLHLSQSSLSKRLAELEAQLGKPLFDRSGHRASLTTAGQTFLPLARKLLCTVDEVRESMADTPLVKGVCRFGMGELAALSWLPQFVARARQLYPELVLEPRIDMGRVLEEKVESGELDFAVVAGTSRRGAITSHAIRDVNFVWGAAPVLVGNRRLISSDLFSQVAVITMPSDAGSAREFDNWLVSNELAVDRRLECNNLAAIAGMVVAGVGISFLPEAWVKQLSARGDVVVMESRPPLPPLSYSFQARRDDIRPLVRQMRQLVSEVADFDLPNRML; translated from the coding sequence ATGACCTTCAAACAGATAGAAGCGTTTTACTGGGCCGCCACGCTGGCCAGTTTTTCGTTGGCGGCGGAGCGGCTCCATCTGTCGCAGTCGTCTCTATCCAAACGATTGGCCGAGCTGGAAGCGCAGTTGGGCAAGCCGCTGTTCGATCGCTCCGGTCATCGCGCCAGCCTGACCACCGCGGGTCAGACGTTCCTGCCTTTGGCCCGCAAGCTGTTGTGCACCGTTGACGAGGTCAGGGAATCGATGGCCGATACGCCTCTCGTAAAAGGGGTGTGCCGCTTTGGCATGGGCGAACTCGCCGCGCTGAGCTGGTTGCCGCAGTTCGTCGCCCGCGCGCGTCAGCTCTACCCGGAACTGGTGCTGGAGCCCCGTATCGACATGGGGCGGGTGCTGGAAGAAAAGGTGGAAAGCGGCGAACTGGATTTTGCCGTTGTCGCCGGCACTTCCAGGCGTGGCGCAATCACCAGCCATGCAATACGGGACGTGAATTTTGTATGGGGCGCGGCGCCGGTGCTGGTGGGCAACCGCCGCTTGATTTCTTCCGACCTGTTCTCTCAAGTGGCGGTTATCACCATGCCCAGTGATGCCGGGTCCGCCCGCGAGTTTGACAACTGGCTGGTCAGCAACGAACTGGCGGTGGACCGCCGGCTCGAATGCAACAACCTGGCGGCCATCGCCGGCATGGTCGTCGCCGGCGTCGGCATCAGCTTCCTGCCGGAGGCATGGGTGAAGCAACTGTCGGCGCGTGGCGACGTGGTCGTCATGGAGAGCCGGCCGCCCCTGCCGCCCTTGTCATACTCGTTTCAGGCGCGGCGCGACGATATCCGGCCGCTGGTGCGCCAGATGAGGCAACTGGTCAGCGAGGTTGCCGATTTCGACCTGCCCAATCGTATGCTCTAG
- a CDS encoding NAD(P)-dependent oxidoreductase — protein MSEHASAIKDAPTPVGFVGLGVMGLGMAGCLLRKGFPLSVHNLHPERTAALCAAGAFAGTLAQVGERSRIVVLSLPDTAAVDDVLFGSAGLASTLPAGSCVIDTSTISADATRRIAKRLGDQGIAFLDAPVSGGQQGAADGTLSCMVGGDFQAFQTCAGVLAAFTSRAIYMGASGTGQVTKSCNQIAVSAALLGVAEALALATRQGVDPAQVREVLLGGAAQSFSLEKHGPRIIAGNFQPGFRATLMRKDLRLALDSGREGGVFMPVAGMAAQLLDILCNRDEGDLDWCALGGLVSELSGAANNRA, from the coding sequence ATGAGCGAACACGCAAGCGCGATCAAGGACGCGCCCACGCCAGTGGGTTTTGTCGGATTGGGCGTAATGGGGTTGGGCATGGCCGGCTGCCTGTTGCGCAAAGGGTTCCCGCTGAGCGTGCACAACCTGCATCCTGAACGGACCGCGGCGCTGTGCGCGGCCGGGGCATTCGCCGGCACGCTTGCCCAGGTGGGAGAGCGCAGCCGTATCGTGGTGCTGAGCCTGCCCGACACCGCGGCGGTCGACGACGTGCTCTTTGGGTCGGCGGGACTGGCTTCCACCCTGCCTGCGGGGTCCTGCGTGATCGACACCAGTACCATTTCTGCCGACGCCACGCGACGCATCGCCAAGCGCCTTGGTGACCAGGGAATTGCCTTTCTTGACGCCCCCGTCAGCGGCGGGCAACAAGGCGCCGCCGACGGCACACTGAGCTGCATGGTCGGCGGCGATTTCCAGGCCTTTCAGACCTGCGCCGGCGTCTTGGCGGCTTTTACCTCACGCGCTATCTACATGGGCGCCTCGGGCACGGGCCAAGTCACCAAATCCTGCAATCAGATCGCAGTCTCGGCAGCCTTGCTGGGGGTTGCGGAAGCCTTGGCGCTGGCCACGCGGCAAGGGGTCGATCCGGCCCAGGTCCGGGAGGTGCTCCTCGGCGGCGCGGCACAAAGCTTCTCCCTGGAAAAGCATGGCCCGAGAATCATCGCGGGCAACTTTCAGCCCGGCTTTCGTGCAACGCTGATGCGCAAGGATCTGAGGCTGGCGCTGGATAGCGGACGCGAAGGCGGCGTCTTCATGCCGGTCGCGGGCATGGCGGCCCAGCTGCTGGACATCCTGTGCAATCGGGATGAAGGCGACCTGGACTGGTGCGCACTCGGCGGCCTGGTCTCGGAGCTGTCCGGCGCGGCGAACAACAGGGCCTAG
- a CDS encoding Bug family tripartite tricarboxylate transporter substrate binding protein, producing MGGINPPQDDRLAGRRRTLQGLGSLLGLAISPALVRTAAATPAAWVPEKPITILVGFAAGGSADQIARNLASAARHKSPVPVVVMNKPGAAGAVAAQTVAQTAPDGYTLFVGGGSETTSLGNHQQLSYDPRSSFRAIIKVARLPSVLVVRADSPYPDMRALLAAAKAAPEKLSYGSTGHGGIFHSTALILEKISAIRLLHVPYKGAAESMAALAGGQIDMAFGAPEEVQGLVAGGRLRPIAIFSNSRVEAYPDVPTMTELGYPVAVDNMKGLLAPKGLPDNAYQWLFETFHDAMQSPEFLQYAKSSGLSISYADGPAFQREINDSFEAIKKAIQQ from the coding sequence ATGGGCGGAATCAATCCACCGCAGGATGATCGGCTTGCAGGCAGGCGGCGCACGCTGCAAGGACTGGGCTCATTGCTGGGCCTCGCCATTTCCCCTGCCCTGGTTCGTACGGCGGCCGCGACGCCCGCAGCCTGGGTTCCGGAAAAACCGATAACAATCCTGGTCGGCTTTGCCGCGGGGGGGTCCGCCGACCAGATTGCCCGCAATCTGGCGTCAGCGGCCAGGCATAAATCGCCAGTGCCAGTGGTAGTCATGAATAAACCCGGCGCCGCAGGCGCGGTGGCTGCGCAAACCGTCGCGCAGACAGCCCCCGACGGCTATACGCTATTCGTGGGCGGCGGCAGCGAGACCACTTCGCTCGGCAATCACCAACAATTGAGCTACGACCCGCGCAGTTCCTTTCGAGCCATCATCAAAGTGGCCCGCCTGCCCAGCGTCCTCGTTGTCCGCGCGGATTCCCCCTACCCCGACATGCGCGCCTTGCTCGCCGCGGCCAAGGCGGCGCCCGAGAAGCTATCGTACGGCTCGACGGGACATGGCGGAATCTTCCACTCCACCGCCTTGATATTGGAGAAGATCAGCGCCATCAGGCTTCTGCACGTACCGTACAAGGGCGCTGCGGAATCAATGGCGGCGCTGGCGGGCGGCCAGATCGACATGGCCTTCGGCGCGCCGGAAGAGGTACAGGGACTGGTGGCCGGGGGACGGCTGCGCCCGATCGCGATCTTCTCGAACTCAAGGGTCGAGGCCTACCCCGATGTCCCCACCATGACCGAACTGGGCTATCCGGTAGCGGTGGACAACATGAAGGGGCTGCTCGCGCCGAAGGGACTACCCGACAACGCCTACCAATGGCTGTTCGAGACGTTCCACGACGCGATGCAGTCGCCGGAGTTCCTGCAGTACGCGAAGTCTTCCGGCCTGAGCATCTCATATGCGGACGGGCCGGCATTCCAACGCGAGATCAACGACAGCTTCGAAGCGATCAAGAAGGCGATTCAACAATGA
- a CDS encoding alpha/beta hydrolase: MLGTLFFAAALTPTLIPRTHITQGVLAGTCFAAGYGLGVLWHWLWAYMELPEPRARAGRIINAIIGVLCLSVAVLFLWRTAEWQNTIRALMEMEPVTSAHPFKVSAIALLTFAALLALARLFKLVARFLAAQVRRVVPRRVANVTGAVIAILIFWLLATDVFFRGALHVLDASFREFDALLEPERPQPTAALKTGGPQSLIQWNELGRAGREFIAAGPNASEIKAQSGREAMEPIRVYVGLRGAATPQARARLALEEMKRVGAFERSVLVVVTPTGTGWIDPAAMDSLEYLQHGDVASVAMQYSYLSSPLSLLAQPEYGAEAARALFLAVYEYWTALPKDKRPRLYLHGLSLGAMNSAGSAELFEMIGDPIQGALWSGPPFESRVWRTITDARNPGSPAWLPELRDGAFVRFMNQQGSPVPADAPWGPMRVIYLQYASDPVTFFDYRDLYRRPAWMNPPMGPDVSPELRWYPVVTMLQLALDMAVGTNTPMGYGHVYAPQHYVDAWVEVTNVRDWSPEALAGLKTYLLERARAAMEDEQGSEGAYEGRGG; this comes from the coding sequence ATGCTCGGCACGCTGTTCTTCGCCGCAGCGCTCACGCCTACACTCATTCCCCGCACCCATATCACCCAGGGCGTTCTCGCCGGGACCTGTTTTGCGGCGGGCTATGGCTTGGGCGTGCTGTGGCACTGGCTGTGGGCCTACATGGAACTGCCGGAACCCAGGGCGCGCGCGGGACGGATCATCAACGCCATCATCGGCGTGCTCTGCCTGTCCGTGGCGGTCCTGTTCCTGTGGCGCACGGCGGAATGGCAAAACACGATCCGGGCCTTGATGGAGATGGAGCCCGTGACCAGCGCGCACCCCTTCAAGGTCAGCGCGATCGCCCTGCTGACGTTCGCCGCGCTGCTGGCGCTGGCCCGGCTGTTCAAGCTGGTCGCACGGTTCCTTGCCGCGCAGGTGCGCCGCGTGGTGCCCCGGCGCGTGGCCAACGTGACGGGCGCGGTGATCGCGATCCTGATCTTCTGGCTGCTGGCCACCGACGTATTCTTCCGCGGGGCGCTGCACGTGCTGGACGCCTCGTTCCGAGAATTCGACGCGCTGCTCGAGCCCGAGCGCCCGCAGCCCACCGCCGCGCTGAAGACGGGCGGCCCCCAATCCCTCATCCAATGGAATGAACTCGGCCGGGCGGGCCGGGAGTTCATCGCCGCAGGGCCCAACGCCAGCGAGATCAAGGCGCAATCGGGGCGCGAGGCCATGGAGCCCATCAGGGTGTACGTCGGCCTGCGCGGGGCTGCCACGCCCCAGGCCCGGGCCCGGCTGGCGCTGGAAGAGATGAAGCGCGTGGGCGCCTTCGAGCGCTCCGTCCTCGTGGTGGTCACCCCCACGGGCACGGGCTGGATAGACCCCGCGGCCATGGATTCGCTGGAATACCTGCAACATGGCGACGTCGCCAGCGTGGCGATGCAGTATTCCTATCTGTCCAGCCCGCTGTCGCTGCTGGCCCAGCCGGAATATGGCGCGGAGGCGGCGCGCGCCCTTTTCCTGGCGGTCTACGAATACTGGACCGCCCTGCCCAAGGACAAGCGGCCCAGGCTGTACCTGCACGGTCTGAGCCTGGGCGCGATGAACTCCGCCGGATCGGCCGAGCTCTTCGAGATGATCGGCGACCCCATCCAGGGCGCGCTGTGGAGCGGCCCGCCCTTCGAAAGCCGGGTCTGGCGCACGATCACCGACGCCCGCAACCCGGGTTCACCCGCCTGGCTGCCGGAACTGCGCGACGGCGCCTTCGTGCGGTTCATGAACCAGCAAGGCTCGCCCGTGCCCGCGGACGCGCCATGGGGCCCGATGCGCGTCATCTACCTGCAGTACGCAAGCGACCCCGTCACGTTCTTCGACTACCGCGACCTGTACCGCCGCCCCGCCTGGATGAACCCGCCCATGGGTCCGGACGTGTCGCCCGAGTTGCGCTGGTACCCCGTGGTCACCATGTTGCAGCTTGCGCTGGACATGGCCGTGGGCACCAACACGCCCATGGGCTATGGCCACGTGTATGCGCCTCAGCACTATGTGGACGCCTGGGTCGAGGTCACCAACGTGCGCGACTGGTCGCCCGAGGCCCTCGCCGGCTTGAAGACATATCTGCTGGAAAGGGCCCGCGCGGCGATGGAAGACGAGCAAGGCAGCGAAGGCGCCTACGAGGGGCGCGGGGGCTAA